One window of the Sander lucioperca isolate FBNREF2018 chromosome 5, SLUC_FBN_1.2, whole genome shotgun sequence genome contains the following:
- the LOC116050818 gene encoding ras-related protein Rap-2b, with protein MREYKVVVLGSGGVGKSALTVQFVTGSFIEKYDPTIEDFYRKEIEVDSSPSVLEILDTAGTEQFASMRDLYIKNGQGFILVYSLVNQQSFQDIKPMRDQIIRVKRYERVPMILVGNKVDLEGEREVSSGEGKALADEWNCPFMETSAKNKTSVDELFAEIVRQMNYASTPNGDDQCCSSCVIL; from the coding sequence ATGAGAGAGTATAAAGTAGTGGTTCTCGGGTCCGGAGGGGTCGGTAAATCCGCATTGACCGTCCAGTTCGTGACGGGTTCCTTTATAGAGAAATACGACCCCACGATAGAGGATTTCTACAGGAAGGAGATAGAGGTGGACTCCTCTCCGTCCGTCCTGGAGATCCTTGACACGGCAGGGACCGAGCAGTTCGCCTCCATGCGAGACCTGTACATCAAAAACGGGCAGGGTTTCATCCTGGTCTACAGCCTGGTGAACCAGCAAAGCTTCCAGGATATCAAACCGATGAGGGACCAGATCATTCGGGTGAAAAGGTACGAGAGAGTACCGATGATTCTGGTTGGAAATAAAGTGGACCTGGAGGGGGAAAGGGAGGTCTCGTCCGGTGAGGGGAAGGCACTGGCGGATGAATGGAACTGCCCGTTCATGGAAACTTCAGCCAAAAATAAAACCTCGGTGGACGAACTGTTTGCAGAGATTGTCCGACAGATGAACTATGCCTCAACACCAAATGGCGACGACCAGTGCTGTTCGTCTTGTGTCATTCTTTAA